The genomic segment ACCGGAAAACTATCCCCAACTTTCGTTATACATGACACAAAATGTCCATATTCACATTGATCTGACAACTGATGCAGGCAACATTCTCCGAAACACTGCAATTAGAAATCGATATtcaaaaacatctatataacgTTTATTTCTACAGAATACCCACGTGGACACCACgagatatattatacaattttGTACCATTTTGCCCTTCCTAAACTTAATGTGCATGAATGCATGGAATTTATTGCGCAATGTATTTTTACGATGGTTAGTGGTAGGATATAAGTTCGCATGGACACTCCAATTCAGAGAAAATCCATTCATTATCAAAACGCATTACAACGTCTGATTTATTACAGGTAAAGGTCAATGTTAGAAATTGTGaacttaaataaaaacattaaggAATGCTAGTTCTAAATAATCATTTTAGAAAGAGAAATCATATCGCTAGCGCTCGCTGCAGCCAGACTCATTTCCCAATCCTCACGAATAGCATTCCATCTGGGAGATAGCTTTCAACTATCATTATCACTTGTGTCATACTAGCATCTCCATTTCATACCACGTCTCCTTTCCTGGAACAGATATAAAGTTAAGAGTTTAGCACTAAAATAGTATAACGTGGTGTTaacactacatgtacaatgtatatgaaagAACAGTGAAAAACACATTCCTTCCGAGTGCCCCGAGAGGAATCGAACCGGGggtttgggtttgtttttgtttaatgtcctatcaacagccagggtcatttaaggacgtgccaggttttgaaggtggaggaaagccggagtacccggagaaaaaccaccggcctacggtcagtacctggcaactgccccacgtaggtttcgaactcgcaaccgagaggtggagggctagtgataaagtgtcgggacaccttaccactcggccaccgcggccccaaaaACCGGGGTCTCCGGCGTTCACACACTATCATTGAATAAAACCGACACGTAAAGATGTATGAACAAACTCGTTTTTTCAAAGTCGGTTCAGAACAAACTAAATAGGTATTACCAAAGCAATATGTGTCCCCTATACTTACCCCGCTAAAATAGCAACAgagaccttgacccaaaaatcCCGAAACTCGAACATATCCGACATATTAAATGATGGTCCTTTATCACTGTGTGAAGTTTATCAAAATCCCTCAGGAATGAAGCTGTTAAGAGTTCCGACAAAGTTTGACATTACGTACATACGTACGTACAAGACTGGCGGAGGGGAAACCCGTATCTCGTAGCAATGTCTATACCATTTTTCAGGGTTTTCTATCAATATAATACCGTCAAAGGGTGCTCGAATGAGCTGTGAATATTGAGGGAACTTTTGACATACCGTGGACAATGTCAGACTTGCACTTGAAGGTAAATCCTGCCCGTGTGTAGAGAGGGATCAGCTTAGAGTGAGCGATCAGCAAAATACGTTTGACGTCATTTTCTGATGTCTTCATGGAATCTGTATACCACTCAAGTAATCTCGATGCGATTCCCTATCatcaatagaaaataaaatcaatatcaagTAAAATTATAATCGTATACACCTAACAGATATGAGGACATGTAAAAATAATACAAGTACATCATATGTCTGTTGTTGATCCGCTTTAAAATATAAACGGATTTAAAGTacgaaaaatattttatatatttgaaggGAGAAAACTCTGGTGACCTACCTGTCTTCTCCGAATCTCTGCCACACATACGGAGTGGATACATACACtttctgtgaaaaaaaaatgaatttgaatttcaacTACTAAAGTATGCATTATTTATAAAGATGACATTTTCACACTGTACAGAGAGTGCAGAGCGTATAGAGTGACTACAAAATCATTCGCTTCTCGACTTCGACATTCCTATAACATAACTCGCAGttaaaccagagacctatattaattagtatataggtatctgGTTAAACTCATTATCTTGACTTCAGTTGGCGATGTGGTGGTGTCATTATAAAAAACATGGAGTATTCAAGGGTAATAGAGTGTATTCTATATTTAAGATTAACTGTCGGAACGACCTTTTTTCATTTCGAGTTAAACAGGGTCTTCGAGTCAAAGATCGAAATAACGAAGTTTGactggaaataaaacaaaaaaactcttTTAACATCTAAATAAAAGTTATATGACGTTATGGTCCTGTAACACGCATTGAAGTTGTAGAAGAATCACGATAAATGTACTGGACATCATCAGATCGTCAACAATATTATGTTCTATGTTAACGGACAACAACACAATATATCTAAACATCACTTTCAATTATATCAAATGACAATTGCTGCGCTATAGacttacattgtacctatcTAGCAATGCGAAGGCAGATAAAGCCACCAATTCACCTCAATGCCATTGTCTATACTATGTGAGTAATAAGTTTCTGAAGCATTCAGAATGTGTCTTATTGAGCACTGATTCAACACAAATCAGTATGCTCGGTCACTTATCAGATATTTAAGCGAAaccaatataaatattaaacataatCTATACGCTAGGTAAAATTAAACAAGCAATGAGTTGATATTATGTACAAAATTAACATTAACAAAAGAAACGTCAAAACTATTGTACTTTGGACGACACAATGAATTCCAAACGAATAAGCTGATTCCTTCACTACAGGTCACAGATGTAAGATGTTATATCTTAAACCAATGAACGAATAATTAAAAGGCATGGAAGTTAGTATGTCAGTTCAGAGCAGCTGGTCATAATGTCATGGGAATCCCGTAGCTGGAAACAAGTAATTATTACAACAGAATTATTTAATCACGCTAGATGGAGAAGAACATTCTGAACAGGCTATACCCAGACAATCTCAATGAGGAACTTTACGTAAGAATAGCTTCAGGTTAATCGATTCGGAACGGAAGGGAATGAAAACTCGGAAGGCAAGAATGCGTCTGATAAGATACTATGAGAACGAGAAGATTAAAAATCAACCCTGTAACGAATAGCATAGGAATCGGTTATTCGTTCAATAATAGATAAGCAAGTTATGACAATGTCAATGCAGGATGACAAGAAAGTGAGCAGGGTGGTTAATATGGCCTTGGGTTTCGATTCAATTACAGTAGTATTCAATAACGTAAAATATCAGTTAATGAATCAAAAAGCGAAAAAAAATGCGATgaagaaaataatgtttttgttctttGTATAAATCgtcataaaaaataatagaaatggTACAGAACTGTTCGTAACTATCTAACACGTGTATTTCATGAAAACTGACAATACTTCCTATGCCGGGTACAATTATCCGGTGAAATGTAAAGAAATAAGTAAATCGATACAGAAAGCTAGAGTAATTAATCAGTTACCATACCATATGGTTATCTCGTCCACTGAGGCTCGTGTGATACAGGTCAAGGATTGGATTGTACGGAATACACACAAATAAATAGCAAccttaactgttaatatattaatatatgtagatatattatACATCGAACAATGAAAACCAAACCTCATCATAGATTTATTTTGTCAGTCTGGATACTAGAGATCCACAGTGAAAGTCGTGGAATAACATTggagaaaaaaatgattgaagTTGTTTCGAAACAAttgttgaaatatatacattttgaaattctaaaaatacaATGTTAACACCTGTGCTcattaagacagaaaaaaatgtgtataattCAATTTGGCTTAAAGCCCACTAGGTATGACGAATTTGTATTTGATTTCTTTCGGCCTACTTTCAGTATTTCTCCCTAAGTCTAAACAAGGGATCCCAAAGGGATCTTGGCgaccaccattgaatgatctttataggttccatgacagattgatcttttctctacttttcccttcctctaagtcttactaatctttgtaaattcagaaacagccctctagtacttttcaaacaaggtgaacatatatataaaatttaagatttagcgataatggctgtctgtcggccatgttgttttcggatttgtcgcaaaatgcaataccagggaccaaggggaacctacatatgaaatttgagaaagatcccttcagtaccttctgtaaaatagccataacaaacatcaattgtcaaaatccaagatggctgcctgtcggacatgttgttttccgattggtctcaaaatgcaatatgcataactaggcaccaaggggaacctacatatgaaattggagaaagatcccctcattagtttcttagaaatagcgataacaaacttcaattgtcaaaatccaagatggctgcctgtcggccatgctgttttctgattggtctcaaaatgcaatatgcataactaggcaccaaggaaaacctagaaatgaaatttgagaaagatcccttcagtactttctgagaaatagcgataacaagaattgtatacggacggacggacggacggacgcagggcgatttgaatagcccaccatctgatgatggtgggctaaaaatatgcCTTTAAGCgacactgacgagtcctagaaggacgaaacagctgtatgttgcagtttaaagtatttttggttctattgtatctaactctgaTTTCTTACTTAAAAGCACAATATCTTACTTGACTTTAGTACAATCATTAAAACCATTCTATGTTAAAACAATCTCATTATTATTTACCTCCATTGGGAATATGCATATTCATGGCAGCATGAGTAAGGTTTGGCTCATGGAAACGGGTCCCAGATATGTACTGTGAAAAAACAAGAGAAATGTGTTTTAACTCAACGTGACAACAGAAATAGCATTGAGGCAAATTGTACTGGTAGCATTGGATCAAACTAGAGTGCGTTAAGTGGAATTTTATTAACTGGAATCCCTGTCGAATAAATGCTGTATTCCCTAAAAACAGCATTTCTTACATATAGCAATAATACTGCTGGTTTTATTActatatatcttaatttttatttcaccTGGCTATGCCGGTGTTTTGTTACACTGCCAAAATCAGGGCATTGTTTTCAAGTGAGAATACGCCTTAGTTAGAGTAGCATAGTTAGGTATTTGTTCAATTTACCTGGTACAAGTCTGGTCCGGTATACCTTACTATCGGCTCCCCTATCTCAATCTATTCTCTCTGTCTACCTTTTCAATATTTCTACACTCAATTGTCACCGGTCATCAAAAGAGTGTAGAATTGTCACCGGTCATCAAAAGAGTGTAGAATTGTTTATCACACGCAATTTCCACTGAAAATGCCACCGATTGTTTGTCTTGTGTTTGTTTTCCAATCCGAATATTTTTAATTGTTCTTTGGTAATTAAGCTTGATTTATTTACACAACCCCTGCGACCTGTCGCTATTTAAACAAACACTGTGATCATTAGCACGCGCCGTGTCAACACAGACAGATAGGTAGCTATTTAGATAAGACACCCCGTCACGCGATACTAATCCTTCTTTACTTGTTCCTACCTAACTGTAGATTTTTAAAAGACAATGCAATCCCTTGTCACCCTGATTGAGAATTATCTACCAAGTATTCCAATGTCGACATTTGTATTTCATCTCAAACCTTATCCCCTATTCGCGTACACCTATATCGTTCGGTATGTTGTACCCAATTTGGCTTTACCAATTTGAGGTACTGTTATAGGAAAAAACTACATCAACAGTGAGCCTTCTCGGGATACAGACGAACGAACCCTAAGCAGGACAAGCTGTACACAACGAAATGTAGTCCAGTATATACAAATgctattgtttgtttttatccaTGCAATCACATGTTGTTAGAAGCAAAAAATAGTaccatatatatgtttaaagttATTGAATTACATATACCACTGCGAAAAAGTTATCGGTCGTTTTTCGATCTCCCCTCTTGATTTAATATCTCATCTGTTTGAGGAGCCACGCTTAGCATCAACATTAGTTAAATAGGACGTGGTATAGatttttactgtatatcacttaTTTCTCGAGTAGAATTTATTTTCACGTTCAAAGGCGAGGAGAGTCAATCGTGAAATCAAAGTCTTCGCGATTATTTGTACGAAATGAAACCTTTGGATGGCGACCAATTTATCGGTTACAGATATAGGAATCTTGCCATGACTCAAATTGCTAATCATTCGCGAATTAAAAGTCGTTTTAGAGATATGTCATTAGAGCTATGCTCGCGACACAAAATATTCgcgaaatctaagtgatttacagtatatttttttgttgttgcttGTTGTCTTTTTGTTTCtcttacatgtaatatttttcaAGTATCCTTTGATTCGACTTTAATAATCAATTTAAATATGTcacaattgttttcatttgaagTCTCCATTCATGTCTTGGATAACAAAAGACACAACGAACTAGGAGTATTTCTTCCTATATTAACATTGCTATCATTAGTAAACTGTTCATCTGTTGATAAATATTATCAgtattgtttgaaatatattttcctatattttactgaaatgaaattcCTCAGTATCTAGAATATGAAACATTATTACACAAACAATTAGAAACAACATTTCTGGATATCTCGAGTTAGACAAAAGAGATGAATAAGTCAAATATTTGCTCGTTTCTGATTCCCTATGATCATAAAATACTCGTTTCTAATCCCTATGTTAATGTAAATTCTGATATCCAGCTCATTTTGTTGTAACATTTTAATACTATATGGTACTTATGTTCCTGAGATATAAACACCGCATAATAAACCCGTTAAGACAGaacataaatgatttttaaaCATGTCGTCCTACATCATTGATGGCCAAAACTATTAATGGCCATTACAACTCATGATTATTGGTATTTTGGATACGGATGAAGGGTATCTATTCAAAGGCCGCGGTGTGTGACATGTGCCATGATTCTGGTCTCGATCATTTATTTATGACGTATTgaacagatatataaaatattaacgAAGTGTGTATGGTCTAGTGTCGGTCGTCACAATACAATATCGACCAGGTCTGATTGGTCTTCGTGTGCCGGAAAGGACACATCGTCCATATAATACAGTGATTAAACGTTATATAGATACACAATTTGCGCACGTGCCAAACTTTACATTAAAGGAATCCCTACACTAAATATACAtccatttatatatgtaaacatgttTAGAACAAACCAAAAATGCATTCAAATGTGTCTTTGTAAAAGGAACCTCAGAAAGTTTGATTCGTGATGCTCTTgtgcaaaacaaaaaaaagtcaTATCAAGATAAAACGATGttcattcatttatctatttcttTAACATGGTTTATCATTTTtcgatacatatacatttttcatATTGGACTACTCCAAAAACATCACCTACCGTAACCTACGAGATTTCTAAGAATTTCATATTCAGTATTATATAATAGCACAACATTCATCAATATGTTCTTTCACACTTTAACGTTTGTTTTATGTTAAGTCGTATTATCAGTAACCTTCTTATCCAAGGTTGATCTTAACATCCAACTGGTGACATTACTTGTTACTAAATAAAATACTAGTTTGTCTTGTATTATACCTATATGTTTGCAAGATAAGCAATAAATAACAACTCATCTAGAAATGTACTGATGATTGACAATGTAACACGTGACCTACCCCAATAAGTTCTCCTTTATCAAAGTACCCGACCGTGAGTTCAGGAGCCTCACTATGACGGTACATAATCGTATCAAAGGTCGCAGCCTCATCTTCAGGGAAGCCTGCCAATAGAAGAAGATATTGTATAGTTGGTAATGTTCGCGGGGATTTGATCTCGCAATATTCGCGGTAATTTAATATAGCGTGGAAATAAATACCACAAATAAATACTattgaatattaatatatatattggaattTTTCAATCACTGCATATTGTTTACCAGGCGTGGTTGCACATGTAAAATCTAACACCCACGAACTAGATCGGACTTGGTCAACCGCCAAATATAAGCCCCTACAAAATTAACAACTATAAAGTCCATGACGTAATTATATTTGATTGTGATCATCTGaagtaatgttttgttgaatattGTAGGTTTATGTTGTAGAGACAGACTTTAATCTTTTAATTAGTAAGTATGCATGACTTCAATCCAGAAGAAGACTTCAGATTTTGTATCTTTTATGGAGACTTTAGAAATTATTGGAATTCTCTAAATCTATATGAAGAAAATTCAACTTCATTGCATGGGACAAATTAAACGTTCCTTTCTGTAATTTGTGAAGAAGGAATATGTGTGGTctcttttaaacatttttaactAAACCATGggatttaaaatgttaaaatataactgtctcttttaaatatttgttttagcTAAACCACGggatttaaaatgttaaaatataacGATTTAAAAGTATGGAATGAAGACAAACTGTCTCATAACAAGAAAGTATTTAATGAAGCAATTAAAATGTGGTTTGCTATAAGCACACAACAAGCATGAAGAATAATAAGCAAGCATGTAACACAGATACATATTTGAGTTAGCCTGAGAAATATTCAGAGACTGGGGTAGACTCACAAGGACAAATAAGAATATCATTTTTGTTAAAACCTCATTTATTGAAGAAGGATAAATTCTTGCAAAATCCCAATTTCTCATTATACAACATAAAATTATGTTTGGTACtacaaaagttatataaatCATTAGTAAATTTACATACAGCCCATGTAGCTTGATGATCACTATCACCCCATCCacaataaattacataaacATGCACCAGGCACCAGGATAATAACGGAAAGTGTACATCTGTATGGCAAAATAAATCATACACATGCATCTATTTGTTGCCGTCAACaagatataaataataaatcGGTCATCAACACTATTATTGGAAAATGAGTGCAGCAAAATCGTCCTCGCATTTTCCTTCTTGttcaaatttaatgaaatttccaCGTCATCGAACACTTTAAACCTTTCTATTATTGCATTTTGTATGTCAAAAAAGGAATCATTTTTAGGacattttagtttttttcacGCGTCTTTTCACGCTATTAAAAACATGGAAATGTTTGCATATATACAAATCGGAACCAATGAACGCCACAAATCAGATCACTGGATCAGAATAAAATACTCCCCACTTAACGCTAAAATGTTACACCCGTTTGATGTTTTCTATTTGAGCGAAGTATTAGATTTATCGCTCTgcaaacacaataaatcattaCTACTTTGAAAATGATCATAAATAACGAAAATACTAACAGAATAAGTAACAGAAAATCTTTAGTCAAACAACCCATGAAAAGCATGTACAAATAGTCTCTACCTGTCGCCAACACATTCGCTGTTGAAAGCATAATATACCTTTAATAGTTTTTTCTGCATGTGTAAAAAGGTACCCATATCATATTACCATATGGAACGAAACATTAATAGCTCTTTTTGCCACTGAATTATCGATTGTATTTATTCGTTATGCTCACTGGAATGTTAGGAACAGAAGCCAACTATTAAATGTGTTTGGTTTTCATGTGGACGATTGAGTCCATTATTCGTGTTCCGAATGACTTCGTTGTTCGAGTTTCCCGTTTCCTATTGTTTGGCAACCATTAGAACGTTTGATGACTTTCGATTGCCAATTTTAACGGTATTCCTACTCGACCGGCTAGTAGGGTACCGTGAGTGAatcattgtttattgtttactttTAACTTAGCGCCTACAATTAGCTAATAAGAACACGATTTAGATCGAGGAGAGGACCATACAACGATACGTGTGAAAATCACAAAATGTAATTGGACTTCTTTGACGGGCAGATAGTTCACACTTGGTGTCGATATCGAAGACAAACACTAGCTACTTTAGCATTACGACACCCTTGTAATTGGAACCAGTGTGTCATAAAGGCTTCTATGGATTAGTAGTCCCTAAACAATTCTgtgcaggtttttttttcacaaataattTAAAGCTACTTCTCAGTAGACTTTGCTTtccaattatatttttaaaacgGTTTAACAGCCGTTTTGTCTAGTACGAATATGATGTATGTTATGAATCATCGATGGTTCAAGCCGTTTAGACATGAGACTGTCTGCTGAAGattattatcttttaaaatatatttggaaagTGAAATTAAAAGTAAACGCCTttagaatacatgtacctacatgtTTTATCAGACTTCCCTAGTAATGAACTCTATAGATTGGCATCAAAATAATAACACGGTAATGTCATTTGACActttatagaaaataataatttctcGAGTACGCGAAAACGgattttatattaaattgatataaatagaTGCGAATTCCTGGGTACAATAACACGATTATTTTCTTGATGCTTGAATTACAACTTACACCAATACCCATCAATCAGTAAAATCCGCAAATCAGAACTGCAGATGATTGTTTCCGTTATATTGCGCCATCTGACTTAATAAAATAACATCAACTGACCTCCATTAACTAGCccttacatgtagttatattaGTTCTATACAACCAGTTCTTCTCTTTAACAGTCCGATCGATTGTGTACCCATCCAATGACATAGTCATGAGGTAgaaaaatcaaattgaaaacTTCTCCGGGTCAATACCAGCAGCTAAAATGACAATACCTACTTCTTTTACCATCAGTGTCGACTGAAGAGCCTTTCGTAAAAACCTGTACTACTAAGAATTATACGAAAGGCAAACATTTTCAACACAAAATGGGAGTTCTAAAGTAGAACCCAACTTAATCAAAACGCATCACATAGCTGTTCCtataactcgtcagtgatagttaaggacatcatacagctgttttatccttCTCGGACttgccagtgatgttagggacatcatacagatgttttgaccttctaggtctcgtcagtgatgttagggacatcatacagctgttttatccttCTCGGACgcgtcagtgatattagggacatcatacagctgttttatcctgcttgggctcgtcagtgatgttagggacatcagctgttttgtcttctaggactcgcgaatgatgttagggacatcatgcagctgttttgtcttctacgactcgtcagtagtgttagggacatcatacagctgttctatCCTTCtctgactcgtcagtgatacttaaggacatcatacagctgttctatCCTGCTTGGgctcgtcagcgatgttagggacatcatacagctgttttatccttCTCGGAcgcgtcagtgatgttaggggcatcatacagctgttttatccttCTCGGACTCGTCactgatgttagggacatcgtacagctgttttgtccttctaggcttcgtcagtgatattagggacatcatacagctttttgtcttctaggattcgtcagtgatattagggaaattaaacagctgttttatccttcgcggactcgtcagtgatattagggacatcatacagcttttttgtcttctaggattcgtcagtgatattagggacatcatacagcttttttgtccttctaggcttcgtcagtgatattagggacatcataaagctgtttagtccttctatgactcgtcagtgatgtttggaGCCTAGAGTGTTGATATCGAGAGGGCTATAAAAATAGGTCGAAATTAATGTCAAAATCTTGATGGGGAGGAGCAAAGGCCCCATAACTCAATAAATTGTCAACATTGCGTTTCAAAAGAACGTTAAGTACGAAGTTACTTACttggaaaaaaatcaactaTTTGATAACATGCAGTTTACAATCAAACgatttttaacaaattgacacattt from the Pecten maximus chromosome 4, xPecMax1.1, whole genome shotgun sequence genome contains:
- the LOC117326065 gene encoding uncharacterized N-acetyltransferase C9.02c-like gives rise to the protein MHPKDIQIRSLREDEIGFAYELEKEGFPEDEAATFDTIMYRHSEAPELTVGYFDKGELIGYISGTRFHEPNLTHAAMNMHIPNGESVCIHSVCVAEIRRRQGIASRLLEWYTDSMKTSENDVKRILLIAHSKLIPLYTRAGFTFKCKSDIVHGKETWYEMEMLV